The following coding sequences are from one Phycisphaeraceae bacterium window:
- a CDS encoding phosphopantothenoylcysteine decarboxylase (decarboxylates 4-phosphopantothenoylcysteine to form 4'-phosphopantotheine.), producing the protein MSDGAAADRLSGARVIVGVTGGIAAYKSATLVSRLAQAGAQVTVAMTEGATRFVAPLTFQALSARPVYTSAWEHIESQDPQHISLASSADVAVVAPCTMDCLARLATGRTDDVVTLILSAIDRAKTPVLLAPSMNDVMWAQPATQRNVRTLVDDGFRIVGPGSGWQACRHVGVGRMSEPEEVFGAVVAAVAGRA; encoded by the coding sequence ATGAGTGATGGTGCTGCTGCGGATCGGCTGAGCGGAGCGCGGGTGATCGTCGGCGTGACCGGCGGGATCGCGGCGTACAAGTCGGCGACGCTGGTGAGCCGCCTGGCCCAGGCGGGCGCGCAGGTTACGGTCGCGATGACGGAGGGGGCCACGCGGTTTGTGGCGCCGCTGACCTTCCAGGCCCTGTCGGCCCGCCCGGTGTACACGAGCGCGTGGGAGCACATCGAGTCGCAGGACCCCCAGCACATCTCGCTGGCGTCCAGTGCGGACGTGGCGGTGGTGGCGCCGTGCACGATGGACTGCCTGGCGCGGCTGGCGACGGGACGGACCGACGACGTCGTGACGCTGATCCTGAGCGCGATCGATCGGGCGAAGACGCCGGTGCTGCTGGCGCCGTCGATGAACGACGTCATGTGGGCGCAGCCGGCGACGCAGCGAAATGTGCGCACGCTCGTTGACGACGGGTTCCGGATCGTGGGGCCCGGGAGCGGGTGGCAGGCGTGCCGGCACGTGGGGGTTGGGCGCATGAGCGAGCCGGAGGAGGTCTTCGGGGCGGTCGTTGCGGCGGTTGCCGGGCGGGCATGA
- a CDS encoding DUF3553 domain-containing protein: protein MVQPREWNYGDKVVHMKRPEWGTGVVTAAAKIVHEGTPCQRLTIRFDRAGVKTLSTALAELGEPSPYMVSAGPGSDMPERSDTPGGEVGGGWLDKLSAPSAKELMSRLPEACTDPFSGLGSRLRATLALFRFSNSGASLLDWAASQSGLKDPLSQFNRHELEVLFDRFAFVRDDHLKKVALDLKKKDPAEFSAVVKTAPAGAQQTLKRLDLLR from the coding sequence ATGGTTCAACCCAGGGAATGGAACTACGGCGACAAGGTCGTCCACATGAAGCGCCCGGAATGGGGCACCGGGGTGGTCACCGCTGCGGCCAAGATCGTCCACGAGGGGACGCCGTGCCAGCGGCTCACCATCCGGTTTGACCGGGCGGGGGTCAAGACGCTGTCGACGGCGCTGGCGGAGCTGGGCGAGCCTTCTCCATACATGGTTTCCGCGGGACCGGGATCGGATATGCCGGAGCGGAGCGACACGCCGGGCGGGGAGGTGGGCGGGGGGTGGCTGGACAAGCTGTCGGCCCCCTCGGCCAAGGAACTGATGAGCCGCCTCCCGGAGGCGTGCACTGATCCGTTCAGCGGATTGGGCAGCCGGCTGCGGGCGACGCTGGCGCTGTTCCGGTTCTCGAACTCGGGGGCCTCGCTGCTGGACTGGGCGGCGTCGCAGTCGGGGCTGAAGGACCCGCTGTCGCAGTTCAACCGGCACGAACTCGAGGTCCTGTTCGACCGGTTCGCGTTCGTCCGGGATGACCATCTCAAGAAGGTGGCGCTGGACCTGAAGAAGAAGGATCCCGCCGAGTTCAGCGCCGTCGTCAAGACGGCCCCTGCCGGCGCGCAACAGACGTTGAAGCGGCTCGACCTGCTTCGTTGA
- a CDS encoding DUF1579 domain-containing protein — translation MNRTAPCLAALAAAALLSTSFSLAQPAKDAKATTSDKSHQPAAGDHAVPPGMSEADMQACMAAAIPGEMHQYLAKSVGTWTGKVKMWMPGVSEPMASECTTVITPVMDGRFFRCETEGEMPGMGPFQGSGVNGFDNVSQKFQGTWYDNMGTGMMVGTGTLAADGKTITWNFTYNCPITKGPATMRQVDRRISDSAMSLEMFGTDPATGKEMKIMEIAYTRAAGKDADHGDHSHAK, via the coding sequence ATGAATCGCACCGCCCCCTGCCTTGCCGCTCTCGCGGCCGCCGCCCTTCTCTCCACCTCCTTCTCTCTGGCTCAACCGGCCAAAGACGCCAAGGCCACGACCTCCGACAAGTCCCACCAGCCCGCCGCGGGCGATCACGCAGTTCCCCCCGGCATGAGCGAGGCCGATATGCAGGCCTGCATGGCCGCCGCGATCCCCGGCGAGATGCATCAGTACCTCGCCAAGTCCGTCGGCACCTGGACCGGCAAGGTCAAGATGTGGATGCCCGGTGTCTCCGAACCCATGGCCAGCGAGTGCACCACCGTCATCACCCCGGTGATGGACGGCCGATTCTTCCGCTGCGAGACCGAGGGCGAGATGCCCGGCATGGGCCCCTTCCAGGGCTCCGGCGTCAACGGCTTCGACAACGTCTCCCAGAAGTTCCAGGGCACGTGGTACGACAACATGGGCACCGGCATGATGGTCGGCACCGGAACGCTCGCGGCCGATGGCAAGACCATCACCTGGAACTTCACCTACAACTGCCCCATCACCAAGGGCCCCGCCACCATGCGGCAGGTTGATCGCCGTATCTCCGACTCGGCCATGTCCCTCGAGATGTTCGGCACCGACCCCGCCACCGGCAAAGAGATGAAGATCATGGAGATCGCCTACACCCGCGCCGCCGGCAAGGATGCCGATCACGGCGACCACAGCCACGCCAAGTAA
- a CDS encoding endonuclease/exonuclease/phosphatase family protein has protein sequence MRIWRTLAGAVAGLLLVGAGGAGGGSAPGGPGEAIELPLTVMTFNIRYANAGDGENRWERRRDLVAGVVERHSPDVLGLQEALKPQLDELVERAGVYTVVGVGRDDGKESGEFSPILVRSNRFEVLESGTFWLSETPEKPGSVSWGNTVTRICTWARLAERTPSCPVGEPGQPMNVAPPRPVFWVFNTHLDHQSQSSREKGAELIAARIGARGHGEEPVILMGDFNAGEDNAAVALFTRSGKGDGGAAGPRMVDSYRAEHPGETVVGTFNGFGDPGDAKTTGGAKIDYILVPPPPRCVVEGASIDRTNEEGRYPSDHFAVTASLRLRCPTLGR, from the coding sequence ATGCGGATCTGGAGGACGCTGGCGGGGGCGGTGGCGGGGCTGCTGCTGGTGGGCGCCGGGGGCGCGGGTGGCGGATCGGCCCCGGGCGGGCCGGGGGAGGCGATCGAACTCCCGCTCACGGTGATGACGTTCAACATCCGGTACGCCAACGCGGGCGATGGGGAGAACCGGTGGGAGCGTCGCCGCGATCTTGTCGCGGGGGTGGTGGAGCGGCACTCGCCGGATGTGCTGGGCCTGCAGGAGGCGCTCAAGCCGCAGTTGGACGAGTTGGTCGAGCGGGCGGGTGTGTACACCGTGGTCGGCGTGGGGCGCGATGATGGGAAGGAGTCCGGAGAGTTCAGCCCCATCCTGGTGCGGTCGAACCGGTTCGAGGTGCTTGAGTCGGGGACGTTCTGGCTCTCGGAGACGCCCGAGAAGCCGGGCTCGGTGTCGTGGGGGAACACGGTGACGAGGATCTGCACGTGGGCGCGGCTCGCGGAGCGGACCCCCTCGTGCCCGGTGGGCGAGCCGGGGCAGCCGATGAACGTGGCGCCACCGCGGCCGGTGTTCTGGGTATTCAACACGCACCTGGACCACCAGTCGCAGTCGTCGCGCGAGAAGGGCGCGGAACTGATCGCAGCGCGGATCGGTGCGCGCGGGCACGGGGAAGAACCGGTGATCCTCATGGGGGACTTCAACGCGGGGGAGGACAACGCAGCGGTGGCCTTGTTCACACGGAGCGGAAAAGGGGACGGCGGCGCGGCGGGGCCGCGGATGGTGGACTCGTACCGGGCGGAGCACCCCGGGGAAACGGTGGTGGGGACGTTCAACGGGTTCGGGGACCCGGGGGATGCGAAGACCACCGGGGGAGCGAAGATCGACTACATCCTGGTTCCGCCGCCGCCGCGGTGCGTGGTGGAGGGGGCGTCGATCGATCGGACGAACGAGGAGGGGCGGTACCCGTCGGATCACTTCGCCGTGACGGCGTCGCTGCGGCTGCGATGCCCGACGCTGGGGCGGTAG
- a CDS encoding OmpA family protein, whose product MADHENKEHGSGESGHSKGGGHGSHGNHGGGGHEEHEGAPEWLISFADNVALMMGFFVILLAMNMNKPSAGGIGGQDKNPSNEMTDFVLAMRAAFNNPVSIDSTNPNDQELVRRLRQLQQEGETKDPGPPGDKRNLQSIRPSDYAVPCAVVPFEEDASDLSTSARNTIAETARRLAGHRFVIDVRGNVSAAEAFRTDDRGMMLSYRRAFAVAKALEANGLSPRQLRVIADGDTHRITPRASSASGHRSNQRTELYQTVDIMPDDPYARDESSASADGPGH is encoded by the coding sequence ATGGCCGATCACGAGAACAAGGAACACGGTTCCGGCGAGTCCGGCCACTCCAAGGGCGGCGGCCACGGTTCCCACGGCAACCACGGCGGCGGCGGCCACGAGGAGCACGAGGGCGCGCCCGAGTGGCTCATCTCCTTCGCCGACAACGTCGCCCTCATGATGGGCTTCTTCGTCATCCTCCTTGCCATGAACATGAACAAGCCCTCCGCCGGCGGCATCGGCGGGCAGGACAAGAACCCCTCCAACGAGATGACCGACTTCGTCCTCGCCATGCGGGCCGCGTTCAACAACCCCGTCTCCATCGACTCCACCAACCCCAACGACCAGGAACTCGTCCGCCGCCTCCGGCAACTCCAGCAGGAGGGCGAGACCAAGGACCCCGGCCCACCGGGCGACAAGCGAAACCTCCAGTCCATCCGCCCCAGCGACTACGCCGTCCCCTGCGCCGTCGTCCCCTTCGAGGAGGATGCCAGCGATCTCTCCACCTCGGCCCGGAACACCATCGCCGAGACCGCCCGCCGGCTCGCCGGCCACCGCTTCGTCATCGACGTCCGCGGCAACGTCTCCGCCGCCGAGGCCTTCCGCACCGACGACCGCGGCATGATGCTCTCCTACCGCCGCGCCTTCGCCGTCGCCAAGGCCCTCGAAGCCAACGGCCTCAGCCCCCGCCAACTCCGCGTCATCGCCGACGGCGACACCCACCGCATCACCCCCCGCGCCTCCAGCGCCTCGGGCCACCGCTCCAACCAGCGCACCGAGCTCTACCAGACCGTCGACATCATGCCCGACGACCCCTACGCCCGCGACGAGTCTTCCGCCTCCGCCGACGGCCCGGGCCACTGA
- a CDS encoding MotA/TolQ/ExbB proton channel family protein — protein MDKASIIGILIGVAALGFVFVEVSHGNLVMFFSLEGVLMVGVGSISVTFMALPMEKIKSVPGYIRRFMFHKGRSTVETIQVMSTMGEKARREGILALESEMDKVGDSFLQAGLKMAIDGAAPETIESTLRMELLAMQDRHKAGKKFFDLLKLYGPGYGLVGTLIGQIGMFGQLGSGSIEAMGHALAVAVVATMYGAILANAIAGPIGDKLAIRSSEEMLNREMMLQGILSIQAGDNPRVTLDKMLAFVPHASRTQLKIAA, from the coding sequence ATGGACAAGGCCAGCATCATCGGCATCCTCATCGGCGTCGCCGCCCTCGGCTTCGTCTTCGTCGAGGTGTCCCACGGCAACCTGGTCATGTTCTTCTCCCTGGAAGGCGTGCTCATGGTCGGGGTCGGCTCGATCTCCGTCACCTTCATGGCGCTCCCGATGGAGAAGATCAAGTCCGTCCCCGGCTACATCCGCCGCTTCATGTTCCACAAGGGCCGCAGCACCGTCGAGACCATCCAGGTCATGTCCACCATGGGCGAGAAGGCCCGGCGCGAGGGCATCCTCGCCCTCGAGAGCGAGATGGACAAGGTCGGCGACTCCTTCCTCCAGGCCGGCCTCAAGATGGCCATCGACGGCGCCGCCCCCGAGACGATCGAGTCCACCCTCCGCATGGAACTCCTCGCGATGCAGGACCGCCACAAGGCGGGCAAGAAGTTCTTCGACCTCCTCAAGCTCTACGGCCCCGGCTACGGCCTCGTCGGCACCCTGATCGGCCAGATCGGCATGTTCGGGCAGCTCGGCTCCGGCTCCATCGAGGCCATGGGACACGCCCTCGCCGTCGCCGTCGTCGCCACCATGTACGGCGCCATCCTCGCCAACGCCATCGCCGGCCCCATCGGCGACAAACTCGCCATCCGCTCCAGCGAGGAGATGCTCAACCGCGAGATGATGCTCCAGGGCATCCTCTCCATCCAGGCCGGCGACAACCCGCGCGTCACGCTCGACAAGATGCTCGCCTTCGTCCCCCACGCGTCGCGCACCCAACTCAAGATCGCCGCCTGA
- a CDS encoding DNA-directed RNA polymerase subunit omega: MIEALKDDGIAQKAGGRFKLCALIQRRLVQLMDGARPLVERDGRTDLELAIEEILQDKIGYEFDPTSDADVKGALPPLR, encoded by the coding sequence ATGATCGAGGCTCTCAAGGACGACGGAATCGCGCAGAAGGCGGGCGGACGGTTCAAGCTGTGCGCCCTGATCCAGCGGCGGCTGGTCCAGTTGATGGACGGCGCGCGCCCGCTGGTGGAGCGTGATGGGCGGACCGACCTCGAGTTGGCGATCGAGGAGATCCTGCAGGACAAGATCGGGTACGAGTTCGATCCGACCTCGGATGCGGACGTGAAGGGCGCGCTGCCGCCGCTGCGGTAG